A window of Ipomoea triloba cultivar NCNSP0323 chromosome 2, ASM357664v1 contains these coding sequences:
- the LOC116010068 gene encoding uncharacterized protein LOC116010068 has product MENLIFLQSLLAITILCFNYGACEIKKTNIVDDSRPIILFERFGFALNGHVTVLQAFGWMVPAVLVSMLLGTGTNTIIMALALPLAQSAISLIMDAFSGTSYDRARPKSRTRKRPYARAKTNARTREGEQNTQNGKGARGYGSNEKEAKTTQSFGGWDELDNPGTTSANKTPKTTPAQDPNKTRLRSEGKLSRRISKKETPLLLRLLIAVFPFLGSWTKVL; this is encoded by the exons ATGGAAAACctcatctttctacaatcattACTTGCAATCACAATCCTATGCTTCAACTATGGCGCCTGCGAGATCaagaaaacaaacatcgtcGACGATTCCAGGCCCATCATCCTCTTCGAGCGCTTCGGCTTCGCCCTCAACGGCCACGTCACG GTACTCCAAGCCTTTGGTTGGATGGTTCCAGCTGTTCTCGTATCAATGCTTTTAGGAACAGGGACAAATACAATTATCATGGCATTGGCGCTACCCTTAGCCCAATCTGCTATTTCATTAATAATGGATGCATTTTCAGGAACATCCTATGACCGTGCAAGACCAAAGTCCAGGACAAGGAAGAGGCCATATGCCAGAGCCAAAACGAATGCTAGAACGAGAGAGGGAGAACAAAATACCCAGAACGGGAAGGGAGCTAGGGGATATGGATCAAATGAAAAGGAGGCGAAAACAACGCAAAGTTTTGGTGGATGGGATGAACTAGACAACCCAGGGACTACATCTGCAAACAAAACGCCTAAAACAACACCAGCTCAGGATCCAAATAAAACCAGACTGCGGAGTGAAGGCAAATTGAGCCGGAGAATAAGCAAGAAAGAAACACCATTATTGTTGAGGCTACTCATCGCGGTCTTCCCATTCTTGGGATCCTGGACAAAGGTATTGTAA